The Alkalihalobacillus sp. TS-13 genome contains a region encoding:
- a CDS encoding cell wall metabolism sensor histidine kinase WalK: MKKLSIAQRIWISFFLLVFVVGLCVVVIYPLSMREALTEESYRIIKEQQDLILEGPTGPEQELPDTNLNFVERREAARSVGHLLLGNQSFVIKGDSVPETVLRHIWEKAILLEEDEGDFQLSYRDATLFYVIRPIEVNGNDAFMVSYMWDTYRDQLVQRLWERLIWIFVIGIVISIIPAIWLSNYLRKPLKALGARFEQIGNRNWREPFELKGDQDFQQLSEQFERMRQNLIRNDQSQKRFIQHASHELKTPIMTIQSYAQSVKDGVFPEKDLEEMMDVIINQTGRMEERVKDMIYFSKLDTLQDNEPRNETIRFGSLIQEVLDRFLYQREEIMIKVSGEDIEFKGDRSQWEVVFENIIQNALRYAESYIDISCERENGQTTMRVHNDGETIPEEKLDRLFEPFEKSHKGQFGLGLAIVKRIVELHNGTVEVQNKENGVSIVIIIERADRE; this comes from the coding sequence GTGAAAAAGCTTAGTATAGCTCAGCGAATCTGGATTTCCTTTTTCCTGTTGGTTTTCGTCGTCGGATTATGTGTAGTCGTCATTTATCCGTTATCCATGCGTGAGGCCCTTACAGAAGAATCATACCGGATCATAAAAGAACAACAGGATCTCATTCTTGAAGGCCCGACTGGACCAGAGCAGGAACTGCCGGATACGAACCTCAATTTCGTAGAACGTCGGGAGGCAGCGAGATCAGTCGGCCACCTTCTGCTCGGCAATCAATCCTTTGTTATCAAGGGGGATTCCGTCCCTGAAACAGTATTGCGGCATATTTGGGAAAAAGCGATATTGCTTGAAGAGGATGAAGGTGATTTTCAGCTTTCCTACAGGGATGCGACACTCTTTTATGTCATCAGGCCGATTGAAGTGAACGGAAATGACGCCTTCATGGTATCGTATATGTGGGATACATATCGTGATCAGCTCGTACAGCGATTATGGGAAAGACTGATCTGGATTTTTGTCATCGGGATCGTCATCAGTATCATTCCTGCGATTTGGCTATCCAATTATTTAAGGAAGCCATTAAAGGCTCTTGGTGCACGGTTTGAGCAAATCGGTAATCGAAACTGGCGCGAACCGTTCGAGCTGAAGGGAGACCAGGATTTCCAACAGCTTTCGGAACAGTTTGAACGGATGAGACAAAACTTGATACGAAATGATCAGTCACAAAAACGGTTCATTCAGCACGCCTCTCATGAATTAAAGACACCGATCATGACAATCCAGAGCTATGCACAATCCGTCAAGGACGGTGTTTTTCCAGAGAAAGACCTTGAAGAAATGATGGATGTGATCATCAATCAAACTGGGCGGATGGAAGAACGCGTAAAAGATATGATTTATTTTTCAAAACTTGATACATTGCAAGACAATGAACCACGAAATGAAACGATCCGATTCGGTTCATTGATTCAAGAAGTCCTTGATCGATTTCTGTACCAGCGGGAAGAAATTATGATAAAAGTAAGTGGTGAAGATATCGAGTTCAAAGGAGATCGCAGCCAATGGGAGGTCGTCTTCGAAAATATAATCCAGAATGCTTTACGTTATGCGGAATCTTATATCGATATCTCCTGTGAAAGAGAGAATGGACAAACGACAATGAGGGTGCACAATGATGGTGAGACCATCCCTGAAGAAAAACTGGACCGCCTTTTTGAACCTTTCGAAAAAAGCCATAAAGGACAATTCGGGCTTGGTCTGGCTATTGTCAAACGTATCGTTGAACTTCATAATGGAACTGTAGAGGTCCAAAATAAAGAAAATGGTGTTTCAATTGTGATCATCATAGAGCGGGCCGATCGTGAATAG
- a CDS encoding DNA repair exonuclease, whose amino-acid sequence MTMRKIRFIHTADLHIDTPFKGLGHLPEPVFNIVKDSTFRSFEKLVTLAIENQVDFLVISGDLYDGANRSLKAQLFLKNQFQRLQDQMIDIFVIHGNHDHLDGEYIKLKWPDNVHFFSSREPEMFPFEKEGKVLAHLYGYSYPKQAVTENISAKYRKLEGPPFHIALLHGSIGGNTDHQTYAPFILQELQAQPFDYWALGHIHKREVLSHHPYVIYPGNIQGLNRKESGPKGCYLVEMNEVDTSLNFLDTSTVRWESESLSIGKTDTMDDLIHQINLVKEKLRTTGVNTILSIELSGESPVLKSLNEHDTLDDLMDHLHEGEETEEPFVWVNRITVEPVITEYINELGESHFMKEIFNVFEQLDKSDPVLETLLKHKKAKKFLDDESLGDQEIVEEAKRLLIESIALQSER is encoded by the coding sequence ATGACTATGCGGAAAATCAGATTCATACATACTGCAGATTTACATATCGATACACCATTCAAGGGTCTGGGGCACCTGCCTGAGCCCGTTTTCAATATCGTCAAAGATAGTACGTTCCGATCCTTTGAAAAACTAGTTACGCTTGCTATTGAAAATCAGGTCGATTTCCTCGTCATTTCAGGAGACCTGTATGATGGAGCAAATCGGAGTTTGAAGGCCCAATTGTTTTTGAAAAATCAGTTTCAACGACTCCAGGACCAAATGATCGACATTTTCGTCATACATGGAAACCATGATCATTTAGACGGCGAGTATATCAAACTTAAATGGCCAGACAATGTCCATTTCTTCAGCAGCAGAGAACCGGAGATGTTTCCTTTTGAAAAAGAAGGGAAAGTCCTTGCGCATCTTTATGGTTATAGTTATCCAAAGCAAGCGGTGACGGAAAATATCTCAGCGAAGTATAGAAAGCTGGAAGGCCCCCCATTTCATATCGCTTTACTACATGGATCGATCGGAGGCAATACCGATCACCAGACGTATGCTCCTTTCATACTCCAGGAGTTGCAGGCACAACCTTTCGATTATTGGGCGTTAGGACACATCCATAAAAGAGAGGTACTTTCCCATCATCCCTATGTAATCTATCCTGGCAACATTCAAGGGTTGAATCGGAAAGAGAGTGGTCCAAAAGGTTGTTATCTGGTCGAAATGAACGAAGTGGATACTTCGTTGAATTTTCTTGATACTTCAACTGTTCGATGGGAGTCTGAAAGTCTTTCAATAGGAAAAACAGATACGATGGATGATTTGATTCATCAAATCAACCTCGTAAAAGAGAAGTTACGCACTACAGGGGTGAATACGATTTTATCGATTGAGCTTTCGGGTGAAAGTCCGGTTCTCAAATCACTGAACGAACATGACACACTGGATGATTTGATGGATCATTTGCATGAAGGGGAAGAAACGGAAGAACCATTTGTATGGGTGAATCGCATAACCGTTGAGCCCGTTATCACAGAATACATCAATGAACTTGGAGAATCCCATTTCATGAAGGAAATCTTTAACGTATTCGAGCAATTGGACAAGAGCGATCCCGTCCTGGAAACTCTTTTGAAGCATAAGAAAGCGAAGAAATTTTTAGATGATGAAAGTTTGGGAGACCAGGAGATTGTAGAAGAAGCCAAGAGGCTGTTGATTGAATCGATAGCATTGCAATCTGAAAGGTAG
- the yhaM gene encoding 3'-5' exoribonuclease YhaM, which produces MKRGIQQYQVGDIFDDYLLIKSAAKGTTSTGKPFLTLILQDHTGDIEAKLWDSSPGDEQQFIPESIVKVMGDITSYRGKAQLKVKQIRLTTTHDGVSVHDFVETAPLPQDEMTEVITQAIFEMKNPNIQRITRHLVKKHQKAFLEFPAATKNHHEFVSGLAFHVVSMLKLAKSIAQLYPSLDTDLLYAGVILHDLGKTKELSGPVAPSYTLEGNLLGHITMMVEEIGEAARELEIDGEEVLILQHMVLSHHSRAEWGSPKPPLVREAEILHYIDNIDAKMNMMDRALSRVNPGEFTERVFALDNRSFYKPLTEQKKSVPTNL; this is translated from the coding sequence ATGAAAAGAGGAATCCAACAATACCAGGTAGGAGATATTTTTGATGATTATTTGCTGATCAAATCTGCAGCTAAAGGGACCACAAGTACTGGAAAACCATTTTTGACACTTATTTTGCAGGATCATACAGGGGATATAGAGGCAAAGCTGTGGGATTCGAGTCCTGGCGACGAGCAGCAATTTATTCCCGAATCCATCGTCAAAGTGATGGGGGATATCACCAGCTATCGCGGGAAAGCGCAGCTCAAGGTGAAGCAGATCAGATTAACTACGACGCATGATGGAGTGAGCGTCCACGACTTTGTAGAGACAGCACCACTTCCCCAGGACGAAATGACCGAAGTGATCACACAAGCTATTTTTGAAATGAAAAATCCGAACATCCAGCGGATCACCCGCCACCTTGTGAAGAAACATCAGAAGGCGTTTCTAGAGTTCCCGGCTGCAACGAAGAACCACCATGAATTCGTTTCAGGACTAGCCTTTCATGTGGTGTCGATGCTCAAGCTTGCCAAATCAATCGCTCAGCTGTATCCATCGTTAGACACGGACTTGTTATATGCAGGTGTCATCCTGCATGATCTTGGAAAAACAAAGGAGTTATCTGGGCCGGTTGCCCCGAGTTATACCCTTGAAGGCAATCTGTTAGGACATATTACTATGATGGTTGAAGAAATTGGTGAAGCTGCCCGTGAACTAGAAATAGATGGGGAAGAAGTATTGATTCTCCAACACATGGTATTGAGTCATCATTCGAGAGCAGAGTGGGGGAGTCCTAAGCCACCATTGGTACGAGAAGCTGAAATTCTCCACTATATCGATAATATTGATGCGAAAATGAATATGATGGATCGTGCATTAAGCAGAGTGAACCCAGGTGAGTTCACAGAACGTGTTTTTGCGCTTGATAACCGTTCATTCTATAAACCTTTGACAGAGCAAAAAAAGTCTGTCCCCACCAATCTTTAA
- a CDS encoding response regulator transcription factor — protein MAGYMIYLVEDEQDLSAVLKAYMEKEGWKVKVFHDGTSALEYIEKPPHLWVLDIMLPGVDGYGLLKHIKERTDVPVIFTSARDQDLDRVLGLELGSDDYITKPFLPKELIIRAKKLMQRIYEGPGGKYQNRWVNEYCIQPLDRKITYRNEEVDLTTKEFEVVLFLTEHLNETKSRLDILEGVWGKDYVGSERAVDDVVRRIRKKMPRLNLETLYGGGYRVETS, from the coding sequence ATGGCAGGCTACATGATTTATCTAGTAGAAGATGAACAGGATTTATCAGCTGTACTCAAAGCGTATATGGAAAAAGAGGGATGGAAGGTAAAGGTTTTTCATGACGGAACGAGTGCGTTGGAATACATTGAGAAGCCACCGCACCTATGGGTTTTGGATATCATGCTTCCCGGTGTGGATGGGTATGGGCTTTTGAAACATATAAAGGAACGCACGGATGTTCCGGTCATCTTCACATCTGCTAGAGACCAGGATCTCGATCGAGTGCTTGGTCTTGAATTGGGAAGCGACGATTATATTACAAAGCCATTCTTACCGAAGGAGTTAATCATCCGGGCTAAAAAACTCATGCAGCGAATTTACGAAGGTCCAGGAGGAAAGTATCAAAATAGGTGGGTTAATGAATATTGCATTCAGCCGCTTGATCGAAAAATCACCTATCGAAATGAAGAGGTTGACCTGACTACGAAAGAATTCGAGGTCGTCCTTTTTCTGACGGAACATTTAAATGAAACAAAATCGCGGTTGGATATCCTTGAAGGTGTATGGGGAAAGGATTACGTCGGGTCGGAACGTGCTGTGGATGATGTAGTCCGACGCATCCGTAAAAAGATGCCACGCCTGAATCTTGAAACGCTATACGGCGGGGGTTATAGGGTTGAGACATCGTGA
- a CDS encoding DUF3267 domain-containing protein, translated as MNCYKSINLTRDYGKLRLLLISTLFSLTYFIVYFMVFSLFHPETIYYQTGLMPLLLVFILIIPFHIFLHCLPIWISGRRACMAFGENRFSLFCRIPEVLSRRVALFGVSFPLIVITSVSLIGGYMMPEFLHLFAIVSTLNIFLCVKDMIYIIHLWKAPKDSFLEDGDTGFQIIVKRTF; from the coding sequence ATGAACTGTTACAAGTCTATAAATTTAACAAGAGATTACGGTAAACTACGCCTTTTGCTGATTTCAACACTTTTCAGCTTAACGTATTTTATCGTTTATTTTATGGTTTTTAGTTTGTTCCACCCAGAAACGATCTATTATCAAACCGGATTGATGCCATTATTGTTGGTGTTCATACTGATTATCCCTTTTCATATATTTTTGCATTGTCTGCCGATCTGGATCTCAGGTCGCAGAGCGTGTATGGCTTTTGGGGAAAACCGTTTTTCACTCTTTTGCCGTATACCTGAAGTCCTGTCTAGAAGAGTTGCTTTGTTTGGCGTTTCTTTTCCGCTGATCGTTATCACGTCGGTTTCATTGATCGGTGGCTATATGATGCCCGAATTTTTACATCTATTTGCGATTGTTTCGACTTTGAATATCTTCCTGTGCGTAAAAGATATGATTTATATCATCCATCTATGGAAAGCACCGAAAGATTCATTTCTAGAAGACGGTGATACAGGATTCCAAATCATCGTTAAACGTACATTTTAA
- a CDS encoding YjcZ family sporulation protein, with protein sequence MGYGHGGSFALIVVLFLLLIIIGACYIC encoded by the coding sequence ATGGGTTACGGACATGGAGGCAGCTTTGCCTTGATTGTAGTACTGTTCCTTTTGTTGATCATTATTGGAGCATGCTATATCTGCTAA
- a CDS encoding peptidylprolyl isomerase, whose translation MKKWVLTVAAATTIFGTAACSNNGDSGDSKVIVETSAGDVTQQDFYNEMKKQPQSEQILQELVQYKVLSEKYEVSDKELDKEIDYLKSQFGGDEGFENALKQSGIEGEEELRDVVKRNLVFFKAQTEGIKVSEEEMKKKYDEEYKIKEVEARHILVEDEKTAKEVKKKLDEGGDFAELAKEYSTDPGSKDKGGELGSFPRGQMVPEFDEVAFSLEKGKISDPVKSQYGFHIIEVLDQKTQSFEEAEYQIKKTLLQEKAQEKAQKDPDANPVDKAMKDAKIDVKDKEYKDLFNKDDAEKQKQE comes from the coding sequence ATGAAAAAGTGGGTCCTGACGGTTGCTGCAGCAACAACGATTTTTGGTACCGCTGCATGCAGTAATAATGGCGATTCCGGTGATAGTAAAGTAATTGTCGAAACAAGTGCCGGAGATGTCACACAACAAGATTTCTATAATGAAATGAAGAAGCAGCCTCAATCAGAACAAATTCTACAAGAACTCGTACAATACAAGGTTCTTTCTGAAAAATATGAAGTCAGTGATAAAGAACTCGATAAAGAGATCGATTACCTCAAAAGTCAATTTGGCGGAGATGAAGGCTTTGAAAATGCGCTTAAACAAAGCGGTATTGAAGGGGAGGAGGAGCTTCGGGACGTTGTAAAACGTAACCTCGTATTCTTCAAAGCTCAGACTGAAGGTATTAAAGTTTCTGAAGAAGAAATGAAGAAGAAGTATGATGAAGAATACAAAATTAAAGAAGTTGAAGCGCGTCACATCTTGGTAGAGGATGAAAAGACAGCTAAAGAAGTGAAAAAGAAGCTTGACGAAGGTGGAGACTTCGCAGAACTTGCGAAGGAATATTCTACTGACCCTGGTTCGAAAGACAAAGGTGGAGAATTAGGATCATTCCCACGCGGTCAAATGGTTCCTGAGTTCGATGAAGTGGCATTTTCACTTGAAAAAGGAAAAATTTCAGACCCAGTCAAATCGCAATATGGGTTCCACATCATTGAAGTGTTAGACCAAAAGACGCAATCATTTGAAGAAGCAGAGTACCAAATCAAGAAAACATTGCTTCAAGAGAAAGCTCAAGAAAAAGCACAAAAGGACCCAGATGCCAACCCGGTCGATAAAGCTATGAAAGATGCTAAAATCGACGTGAAAGATAAGGAATACAAGGACCTTTTCAATAAAGATGATGCAGAAAAACAAAAACAAGAATAA
- a CDS encoding YpmS family protein has protein sequence MKFRWKYAFFILLTIMIIVPIIVGTLVFMGDKQEEKSMRDVPKQGEPIFDIESSKDQLNFLIKEQLAQLKSGRNPKFDYSVELKDNVQVKGYFTFFSNEVQFTMDFEPQVLDNGNLLLKEESIKLGELKLPGSKILEFIKGSTDLPPWVEINDKEETILLKLNQIKLKDQLFLKAESFDLEKDNIRFKVYYITEE, from the coding sequence TTGAAATTCAGATGGAAATATGCTTTTTTCATTTTACTTACTATCATGATCATCGTTCCAATCATCGTCGGAACATTGGTATTCATGGGGGATAAACAAGAAGAGAAGTCCATGCGTGATGTACCCAAACAGGGAGAGCCGATATTCGATATCGAATCGTCAAAGGATCAATTGAATTTTTTGATCAAAGAACAACTGGCACAATTGAAATCCGGCAGAAATCCGAAGTTCGATTATAGTGTCGAACTCAAAGATAATGTCCAGGTAAAAGGGTACTTCACATTTTTTTCGAATGAAGTCCAATTCACCATGGATTTCGAACCTCAAGTATTAGACAATGGAAATCTTCTGTTAAAAGAAGAATCGATCAAGCTAGGGGAACTGAAACTGCCGGGCTCGAAAATTTTGGAGTTTATCAAGGGGAGTACCGATTTACCACCATGGGTTGAGATCAATGATAAAGAAGAAACGATTCTTTTGAAGCTGAACCAGATCAAATTAAAGGATCAACTGTTCTTAAAGGCCGAATCATTTGATCTTGAAAAAGATAACATCCGTTTTAAGGTTTACTATATTACAGAAGAGTAG
- a CDS encoding AAA family ATPase: MRIIDLHIYGFGRFENEFIQFEETEVQAIYGENESGKSTVMAFIEYMLFGFPKRSEKRLRYEPKTTQAYGGKLRIETAEHGFLTIERKGDASGTVTIVKEDGSNEGEAFLQQVLGEVNHQTFRDVFSFNLDGLQKVNEIKSEQIGEYLFNAGLTGAQQLNQISKSLEEQQNRLFKPNGKNPVLNQKLNHLHELEQKVKQWSKKLDEYNRMKSELEDKREALSKSERAKNGLDQKRTELKHLQSINPLLEQKNTIENQLKSLPTAVPFPEEGLDRFQSLKERQIELHSDRKHVEDLIRKNKEVYDAIYLNDEMLDHAPRINELESNFRLYKGRQEDYSKLNERIEYLQQEIDNEMQVIGQKWTEETIRSINTDLVTKQQLISKLKRLDQSEEEQKRLDEDLLNARGELEENEAKRTRLKEQMLPEGTIQSYRVKVEDLSSQSPELLKGRIETLKSLQSASKGNSINGMIIWAMIGLGIVLTGMWMMQGDYIAGLIIGISLVGAGILLNKKGGLDNEQDLKRQITELEAELRNHQDSNDVSELDHLNQLLNDQQQLAVQLDHLKDHEQALAKRYQDVARRYDQWEIKHHQTVEELSSWREMAHIPPNVPDELLLEIFERIDHLKKRLTERSHLKKRLAQLQTELSKFESAVRDISRACHIDSNHGIEQNLSQLSRQLKEQMKKREEKYSLAVSIEELQEQYEGLLTKYTKYTDEIEILFTLAEVEGEETFREKGKANERYEKWTEQLQMVDAQLQASTDWKIIEHLENDPSKLSNLQARLEKLDEELETTNKDIDMLRDDCSRLQAAITHLEEDGTYSNQLHSYHLAKSEFIEEAKKWAVYRTAQYVLDRAKQNYQSERQPRVIKRAAGYFTVLTEGEYNRIIAPKGEESFLIERKDRVVFKPEELSRATMEQLYLSLRFALAEEYENQGDFPLIMDDILVNFDEKRRNLACKLIRSIAEERQVLYFTCHGNAVAYLTEKPLQLPDRASLEVQTY, translated from the coding sequence ATGAGGATCATAGATTTACATATATACGGATTCGGGCGATTCGAGAATGAATTCATCCAATTTGAAGAGACAGAAGTCCAGGCCATATACGGGGAAAATGAATCTGGGAAATCCACTGTGATGGCCTTTATCGAATATATGCTGTTCGGGTTTCCTAAACGGAGTGAAAAGCGGTTGAGATACGAGCCGAAGACGACCCAGGCCTACGGCGGAAAACTGCGTATCGAAACAGCTGAGCATGGCTTCCTTACCATTGAGAGGAAAGGCGATGCTTCTGGAACTGTCACGATCGTAAAAGAAGACGGAAGCAATGAAGGAGAGGCTTTCCTGCAGCAGGTCTTAGGGGAAGTGAACCACCAAACCTTCCGTGATGTCTTTTCTTTCAACCTGGACGGATTGCAAAAAGTGAATGAAATCAAATCAGAGCAGATAGGGGAATATCTTTTCAATGCGGGATTGACCGGTGCCCAGCAGCTCAACCAGATTTCGAAATCGTTAGAGGAGCAACAAAACAGACTATTCAAACCGAATGGCAAGAATCCTGTCTTGAATCAGAAGTTGAACCACCTCCATGAGCTCGAACAAAAGGTGAAGCAATGGAGCAAGAAGCTTGATGAGTATAACCGAATGAAATCCGAATTAGAGGATAAAAGAGAAGCGTTATCAAAATCCGAAAGAGCGAAAAATGGGCTCGATCAGAAAAGGACGGAACTTAAGCATCTCCAATCGATCAACCCGCTTCTTGAACAGAAAAACACAATCGAGAACCAGTTGAAGAGCCTTCCCACTGCTGTACCATTCCCCGAGGAAGGATTGGATCGATTTCAAAGTCTTAAAGAACGACAAATCGAATTGCACAGTGATCGAAAACATGTGGAAGATTTGATACGTAAAAATAAAGAGGTTTATGATGCAATATACCTCAACGATGAAATGCTCGATCATGCTCCTCGGATCAATGAACTGGAAAGCAACTTCCGTTTGTACAAAGGGAGACAGGAAGACTATAGCAAACTGAATGAACGGATCGAGTATCTTCAGCAAGAAATTGATAATGAAATGCAGGTGATCGGTCAAAAATGGACAGAAGAGACAATCCGTTCGATCAACACAGATCTCGTTACGAAACAGCAATTGATCAGCAAATTGAAAAGGCTCGACCAATCGGAAGAAGAGCAAAAAAGACTCGATGAGGACCTTTTGAATGCTCGAGGTGAACTTGAGGAAAATGAAGCGAAGAGGACCCGGTTAAAAGAGCAGATGCTTCCGGAGGGAACAATCCAATCCTATCGTGTAAAGGTGGAAGACCTGAGCAGTCAATCGCCGGAATTGTTAAAAGGAAGAATTGAAACACTGAAAAGCCTCCAAAGCGCTTCAAAAGGAAACTCGATCAACGGCATGATCATTTGGGCGATGATCGGTCTTGGAATCGTGCTGACGGGGATGTGGATGATGCAAGGCGATTATATTGCTGGTCTCATCATCGGGATCAGTCTGGTAGGCGCCGGTATTCTCCTGAATAAAAAAGGCGGTTTGGATAATGAGCAAGATCTTAAGCGGCAAATCACCGAACTTGAAGCCGAGCTTCGTAATCACCAAGACAGCAATGACGTATCAGAACTGGATCATCTGAATCAACTGTTAAACGATCAACAGCAGTTGGCAGTCCAATTAGATCATCTGAAAGACCATGAACAGGCTCTTGCAAAGAGATACCAGGATGTAGCCCGTCGTTATGACCAATGGGAGATTAAGCATCATCAGACTGTAGAGGAACTGTCCAGTTGGAGGGAAATGGCGCATATACCACCAAATGTCCCGGACGAATTGCTCCTCGAAATTTTTGAACGGATCGATCACTTGAAGAAAAGGTTGACGGAGCGGAGTCATTTGAAAAAGAGACTAGCTCAGCTTCAAACGGAACTCTCCAAGTTTGAGAGCGCGGTTCGGGATATCTCACGTGCCTGTCATATTGACTCCAATCACGGGATAGAGCAGAATCTATCACAGCTATCGAGACAGTTAAAGGAACAGATGAAAAAGCGTGAAGAAAAGTACAGCTTAGCCGTTTCTATTGAAGAGCTTCAGGAACAGTATGAAGGATTGTTGACAAAGTATACGAAATATACAGATGAAATCGAAATCTTGTTTACATTAGCTGAGGTAGAAGGTGAAGAAACTTTCCGTGAAAAAGGAAAAGCGAATGAAAGATATGAAAAATGGACAGAACAACTGCAAATGGTAGATGCTCAATTGCAGGCTTCGACAGATTGGAAAATCATCGAACACCTGGAGAACGATCCGTCAAAATTAAGCAATCTCCAAGCTCGTTTAGAAAAACTGGACGAGGAGCTTGAAACAACCAACAAAGATATCGACATGTTACGTGATGATTGCTCACGATTGCAAGCCGCGATTACACATCTAGAAGAAGATGGCACATATTCGAATCAACTTCATTCCTATCATCTGGCCAAGAGTGAATTCATTGAAGAAGCTAAGAAATGGGCTGTTTACCGGACGGCGCAATATGTCCTGGATCGGGCGAAGCAAAACTATCAATCTGAAAGACAACCGCGTGTAATCAAGCGGGCGGCAGGTTATTTTACAGTCCTGACAGAAGGGGAGTATAACCGGATCATCGCCCCGAAAGGAGAAGAAAGTTTCCTTATTGAACGTAAAGATAGAGTTGTTTTTAAGCCAGAAGAGTTGAGCAGAGCTACTATGGAGCAACTTTATTTATCATTAAGATTTGCACTGGCAGAAGAATATGAAAATCAGGGAGATTTCCCATTGATCATGGATGATATTCTTGTAAATTTCGATGAAAAACGTCGTAATCTTGCATGTAAGCTCATCAGATCCATTGCAGAAGAACGACAGGTGCTCTATTTTACGTGTCACGGAAATGCAGTCGCTTATTTGACTGAGAAGCCATTACAGTTACCAGATAGAGCATCACTTGAAGTCCAAACCTATTAG
- a CDS encoding HTH-type transcriptional regulator Hpr, with the protein MENKKDFSMKEAMMFSHKVAQISKAMWKCVEKDWQGWIKPFGLNINEHHILWIAFHLEGASISDISKFGVMHVSTAFNFSKKLEEQGYLTFSKKENDKRNTYVKLTDTGRDLLLRTIEDYQPENYGIFSASLKIRDLYGKFPEFDELMAVIRSVYGDDFMSILDTTVTKIDSEFEETDRQLVPVKREDEITDELLSEKQKDEIEKVPTTT; encoded by the coding sequence ATGGAAAATAAGAAAGATTTTTCAATGAAAGAAGCTATGATGTTCAGTCATAAAGTCGCCCAGATCAGTAAAGCCATGTGGAAATGCGTCGAGAAGGATTGGCAAGGATGGATTAAACCATTTGGTCTTAACATCAACGAACACCACATCCTCTGGATTGCTTTCCATCTTGAAGGAGCTTCGATCTCTGATATCTCCAAGTTCGGTGTTATGCACGTGTCAACAGCATTTAACTTTTCCAAAAAGCTTGAAGAGCAAGGCTATTTAACCTTCTCAAAGAAAGAAAATGATAAACGCAACACGTACGTAAAACTTACCGATACGGGAAGAGATCTGTTATTGAGGACAATCGAAGATTACCAGCCGGAAAATTACGGCATATTCAGTGCATCACTCAAGATTCGTGATCTTTATGGTAAATTCCCTGAGTTCGATGAATTGATGGCAGTGATTCGAAGTGTGTACGGGGATGACTTCATGTCCATCCTTGATACAACTGTCACTAAAATAGATAGTGAATTTGAAGAGACTGATCGTCAACTCGTACCTGTAAAGCGTGAAGACGAAATTACTGACGAACTTTTATCTGAAAAGCAAAAAGATGAAATCGAAAAAGTACCAACCACAACTTGA
- a CDS encoding YjcZ family sporulation protein, translated as MGGYGYGKGFALIVVLFILLIIVGAAWIC; from the coding sequence ATGGGTGGATACGGGTATGGAAAAGGATTTGCGTTGATCGTTGTATTGTTCATCCTATTGATTATCGTAGGCGCAGCTTGGATTTGCTAA
- a CDS encoding sporulation YhaL family protein yields the protein MRRLYVVATVVLFFALLQFTGVYSNLKPVLSSVPWWMYFVLAGIGYSGYRAWFHTVEDRKLDRVHIEEEGKIYMERIEEEKQRRNQASGE from the coding sequence ATGCGTCGCCTATACGTTGTCGCTACGGTTGTTTTATTTTTTGCATTGTTACAATTCACAGGTGTATACAGCAATCTTAAACCGGTTCTTTCAAGTGTTCCCTGGTGGATGTACTTCGTATTAGCAGGAATAGGGTACTCCGGCTATAGAGCATGGTTTCATACAGTTGAGGATAGGAAGCTGGATCGAGTTCATATCGAAGAGGAAGGCAAAATCTACATGGAACGGATTGAAGAAGAAAAACAACGGCGAAACCAGGCATCTGGGGAATAG